GTCACCCGACTGAACTACCTCGGTGACTGGGGCAAGCAGTACGGTCTGTTGGCTCTGGCCTGGGAGAAGTGGGGTGATGAGGAAGCCCTCAAGGCCGACCCTATCAACCACCTGTTCAACCTCTACGTCCGAATCAACAGCGACATGTCTGACGAAAagtccaagatcaaggagaagcaggacGCCGGCGAGGATGTCTCTGCTCTCGAGGCTGATTCTCTGGATGAGCAGGCCCGAAAGTACTTCCGACGCATGACGGATGGTGACAAGGAGGCCGTCGATCTGTGGCGACGATTCCGAGATCTGAGCATTGTTCGTTATAAGAAGACGTACGCTCGCCTCAACATTGAGTATGACGAGTACTGTGGCGAGTCCCAGGTCCCCGAGGAGGATatgaagaaggctgccgagaTCCTCGCCGAGAAGGGACTTACAGAGGATGCCAACGGAGCTACTTTGATCGATTTCTCCAAGCACGTCGCTGGAAAGCCTGGTAAGAGTCTTGAGAAGGTTATTCTCCGAAAGAAGGACGGCACTGCTCTTTACCTCACCCGAGATATCAGCGAGCTCCTCAACCGACAGGAGAAGTACAAGTTTGACAAAATGATCTATGTTATTGCTTCTCAGCAGGACCTTCACTTGAAGCAGCTCTTCAAGACTATTGAGCTTATGGGCCACGAGGACATTGTCAAGAAGTGCCAGCACATCAATTTTGGTATGGTTCTTGGTATGAGCACCCGAAAGGGTActgtcaagttcctcgacgaTATCCTCCGTGATGTCGCCGAAAAGATGCACGAGGTCATGCGAAAGAACGAGACCAAGTACTCCCAGGTTGAGAACCCCGAGGCTGTTGCCGACATTCTCGGTATCAGCAGTGTTATGGTCCAGGACATGTCTGGAAAGCGGTATGTACCACGAAACTGATGGGAGACTTTTTACTGACAAGACTAGAATCAACAACTACAAGTTCGACATGGACGTCATGACCTCTTTCGAGGGTGACACTGGTCCTTACCTCCAGTACGCCCACGCTCGTCTGTGCTCTATCCGCCGAAAGGTCAACCTCAGCGACGAGCAGCTCGCCACCGCCGACTACAGCCTGCTGAAGGAGAAGCACGCCACGGACCTTGTCCGACTTCTCAGCCAGTGGCCCGACGTTGTTCAAAACACCCTCAAGACTCTGGAGCCTACTACTATCTTGACATACCTGTTCAAGATGACCCACGTCCTCAGCTCCAGCTACGATCACCTCCGAATTGTtggcagcgaggatgagCTCCAAAAGGCCCGTATGGGTCTGTACGATGCTGCCCGAATTGTGCTCTACAACGGCATGAGCCTCCTTGGTCTCTCACCTGTTGAGCGGTATGTTAGACTCTAAAGTTGTGAGGAATATTTTGCTAACTATGAATAGAATGTAAACACATAAATTGTAGAAGATAAGATGGAATAAAAGGTGGACAGGAATATTGGGATGTCGAGATTTGCCTCGGCTGGCGCAATAGATGAGAATATGAAAAGTTTAATATACCCATTCAAAGTATGGTCCCGTTTGTCTATTGTGAATGGCTGATAGGATGTGTCACGACAGGATTGGAGATGGTTCTAGTGCTAAATTATGAAGGGATTATCAATGCGGGAGTGGCTAATATAGCTCATTTTGATCATTGATTCTAGATCACTTTATTTCATTTAACTGTCGTTTCCCTCTTGTATTTTACAATAGTTATACCCTGTGCTTGTGTTGTTGGGCCGTAGTAGAAGCTGAAGTCTTGCACAATTGTAATCCTTGTTGAGCCTGACATTCTGATCTCTATCGCTTGTTCCCCTGTAGTCGTACAATCATAACGGCCTCCTCTCTAGgatatcttttttttttctctctctcttcaagcCTCGCCTCAGCTTAAGCAACCTTTGTCCTGATCTGAACTCCATGCCagctcttgacaagatcgccCAGCGCAGCATTAACCATGCGCTGCTGCTTGAGAATAGTCTGGCCCTTGAAAGCAGGCGATGTAATGTCGATGGCGTACATGCTCCCGCAACCGCCCGAGACGTCCTGGACGAGCAGTTCGGTAGGCGAAAGCTTTTCGGATAGGATTTCAGCAATGGCTGCTTCGGCGGGGCTCATGGATGGGAGGTcgggttcttcttgagcggCGGCGGAGAAGCGAGGGATGGAGGTTGAGAGGAGACGACGAAGTGTTGTTGGAGTTGTTGTAGGTAGACGGGTGATGGTTGTGGGAATGCGGAGGAGGGTGCGTAGAGGAGCACGGGTTGAGCGCATTGCTGCGCGGCGACATGTGTTGCAGATCATGATTGCTGCATCGATCAATTGGTGTTTGAGGAATAGACCAGtttgaattgaattgaataaagttgacgttggagagggaagatggaagttgCCGATGGTCCGGTTTAGCTAAACTGTAATGGCAGAGTGGGTAGTGCTGAACCCACCCGGAGAAAAAAGCTGTGGAGGGGGGTTTGTAAtccgatgatggcggttAGTTGGCGAATAATGCCTGTAATTAAAACTTGTGATGAACAGCTAATTAATGGCCTATAATGCATCATAATGAATTGCTATACTCTGTATATATACACTAATTGAGACATAAATAATGACACAAGTGCAGACAAAAGAGCTGACGAATGCCTCTCTACCCATTTCGCTCTAGATGCAAGCCTCTCTTTCCAGGGTGGGACCTAACTATTACCTATTACTCTGAGATTTGTCGCTGCAAGAATCTTTCTCACTTACCAATTCATCTGGTCCATCATCCGAGGTTGAATCTCTACTCGTCTCGATTGAAAGACAATAGCTTCATCATGCCACGCAAGGTGCGAACAAacccatcatcaactcactCAAAATACTAACAACCTCAGGCGCGAACCCCAGAGTCTCTCGCCCTCAATCGTGAGAACCAACGTCGTTCTCGCGCTCGTCAACGTGAGCTGCTCGACGATCTTCAGGGTCGCGTGCGTGAGTACGAACGTCGCGATGCGCAGGCTACCCTTGAAATGCAGCGCGTGGCCAGGGTTGTGGCTGGTGAGAACGCGGCTCTGAGAGCCTTGCTTGCTGCAAAGGGTGTTGCTCCCGAAGAAGTCGAGGCTCATATTGAAGCTGTGAGGCATGACGACAAGACCGCTGTTAAAACTGGTGTGTCTTCGTTTACGCCCGTGGCGACGCCGTCTACTACGTCGCCTGTCGTCATCCCTTCGAGACCCATGCCGGTTTTTCAGTCTCAGtgtcaacctcaaggctgtGGTCCTAGCAATCCTCCTATTACTTTTCAGCCCATGATGTATTCGCCGCCGACGCCTTCTACAACTGTGAATACTTGCACTGAAGAGTCAGGCTGTTGTCCTAGACCACAACCTCCGCCACAGCCAGAGATGCAACCGGAGATGCAACCGGAGATGCAGCATCCGAGATCCATTGACAAAATACACTGCATGGAGGCTGCTACTATTCTTGCGCAAATCAAAGGCCATTCGGATATTTCCAACGCGCGTGCTTTTCTTGGATGTGCTTCTAATGACAACTGCATGGTTCGAAATACAGATTTACTCACCCTCATGGACGAGATGACATGACCTATGCTATCGTATGTTTCTACAAACCCACGACAAGCCTAGATCTTCCAGTTCCATCTATCAGACACCCAACGGAGCAGATACACCAGCCCCAAAAGCACCGGAACCTCTATCAACGGCCCAACCGTCGCCGCGAGCGCCTGATCGCTGCTTGGACCAAAGGCAGTAATTGCTACTGCAATGGCGAGCTCAAAATTGTTGCTTGCAGCTGTGAAGCTCTGCGTTGTCGAAAGCTTGTATCCAAACCCAGCGCGTCGGGCAATAAGCAGTGTCGCAAAGAAAACAACCACAAAGTAAACGATCAGAGGCGCCGCTACGCGCACAACGGACACGATCTGATGAACTACCTGGTGGCCTTGCGAGGCAAAGAGGATAAGGATGGTGTACAAGAGACCGATAAGAGACCAAGGAGAAACAATGCGCAAAAAGACTCGCTCATACCACTCGGGTCCAGCTAGCTTGCGCAGAGAGAAACGAGTAATTATGGCGGCAGCAAGAGGAATTCCGAGAAACACTGCTACGCTTGTGGCAACGGTCGAGTACGACACTTCGAGGGAGCCTTCCTCTCCactgatgatgctgatgaagaaaacCGACATTGGCGCGTACAGGGCCATCTGGAGGATCGAGTTGATAGCCACGAGGATAGCACAGTATTCACTATCGCCGCCGGCAAGACCGTTCCATATCAGCACCATGGCGATGCATCGTGCGAGACCAACGAGGATAAGACCGACGCGCAGTTCGGGCTTGTCTGGAAGAAAGGCCCATGCCAGGCCGAGCTGTATACGTTAGCAATGTTTCCAAACCCGGGGAATCATTACTTACCATCAAGAAAGGCGCAATGATCCAATTGATAAAGATGCTAAAGAGAATTTGCTTCCAGACGTCGCGCTGGGAAAAGATCTCGTGGAGGCTTTCGTATCGGACTTTGCAGAGGATGGGATACATCATGACGAGTAAACCAACGGCTACAGAATCATCAATATTAGTTGATTCGGAATTGATTGTATTTTTCTCACCTATAGGAACCGAAACACCGACGAATTTACCCTTTTCCAAAGCAGCTCCGGTAGAAGGGACAAAGTTACCCAGCAGGATACCAATAATCATTGCGAGAAGGATCCATACTGCTAGTAAACGGTCAAGCCATCCTAGAGCCTTGAAAGCAGATGAACCTTGTTTTTCTTCGGTTGGTTGTGTATTGTTCTCGAGGTCGTGAGACTCTTTTGTCTGGGGAGAGTCTGTGTTGGACATGTTTGCCTCGATACCTTGTGTGCAATGTTACTCTTAAATCTGTTTGTATGTATAAAAGAGAATACCACAGATGAAAGAAGGGTATTTGAGCTTATTTAATACAATTGCCGGCCGAAATCTGTCGCCAGTGCTACTGTGGTTATTGATTTTCCCAACTTTTTCCTGGGCGTTCCTTATTGTTCTGGTGCAATTAGCCAATCAGATTCGGGACATGACAGGTCCCTTTAGAGGCGGAACCGAAGGGAGGCGGACGTCTTGGCAGTGGTCTGTTAATTGGGTTCACCTGTTGCACGTCTCTTTTAATGGTAATGATATATGTAGATATACTTACTAACTTTGGGGTTATCGTTATGGTTGTTACTGTTCAAGGATTGTCAACCCACAGCCACATAAACAAAGGATCACATTTTACTACACCACAAACTACGAGCGTCATTACTTCGTCAGTGGCCGGTCTCAACAGTATCGTTTAGCTTGACATTCACAttcaaaagacaaacaatTAAAGTTGAACTAATAAATTGGATATGAACAATCGAAACCATTCCAGTACCATACCATACGCCTCATACACAGTCTCCCGTCTATGATCCTTCATTTCTAACCGTCttatgacatgacatgaaccATGAGTAACATAAATCGCCAATGAAAAACAAGGGAATCATCCCATTTCGTAAACCCCTCCTATGTGTTCCATCTTATTTACTGCTGGAGGTACTTGAGAATCTGCTCCCGCTCCTCAACGGGCATGACTCTCATCACCTCACGAACACCAGTCCATCCAGCCTTGGCGTGGCCTCGGACAACGCTGGCAACCTCGGCTGCCAGCACCTCAGACTTGAGGGCATCGACCTTCTCACCGATGGCCTTGCGCTCAGTCTCATACCACTCAGTGACCGCCTGGTCATCCTTCTCCCaatcaacaatggctgacCAGCTGCGGAGGAGGTGCAAGTACTTGTCGCGagtctccttgtccttggtaGCAGTCTGGTTGTGCGaggtgctgatgatggtggatGTCATGCGGCGCAGGATGTACTCCTCGTTGAGACGGCGGCGGAGACGCCAGTAAAAGAAGCGTCGCGAGCTGGACCACTCGAGAACATCGCGGATGGCACCCTTGGCCTTCATGCGTCCAGCGCGATCGTGGAGATCAGCAAACTGGAGAGCAATCTGAGAGTAGACAGGCAACAGCTCCTTCTCGCGggcagccatcttcttcttaaTCTCGTCGGTCTGCTCAGAAGACAGGCTAGAGtcctcgagctgcttcttgagtCCAGCATAAGTAGGATCCATGCGGATGATGGTCTGgatctgcttctgcttgcGGTACTTGATACCAATCATACCCTCGGGCTCAAGGACACCACCACGGGCCTCGGTGTCGGCGTACATCTCCATAGCAGTGGGGTTGATGGTAGGATCGACGACGACCCAAGATCCACCACGAAGCTCACCGAAGGGAGGGAtgtagatgaagatgggCTGCTCGTACTTAACGAGGGCATCGACGATAAAAGAACCGTACTTGAGAACCTCGTTGTACATGTCCCGCTGACCACCAGAGAAACCACGCCAGTTGGCAAGGATCATCAGAGGAAGCTGCTCACCGTTGTTGAAGTCGTTGATAGCCTGGGCAGTCTTGAAGGCAGAGTTGGGGTACCAGACACCACCAGCCTCATTGCTGACCTGCTCGATAGAGTCGGGGTTGGCAGGGTCGGCGGGAGTGATGTTCTCCACGGATCGGACCTCGACACCGATAACACCCATAGGGATACCACCGAGACGAGCACGACCAACAACGACAGTCTTGGCCCAACCGCCGAGAGCCTCGACGAAGGAgtccttgtcaaagagaCCAGACTCAAAGCCGTTCTCGCCCTCACGACCACCGATCAACCATCGGACATCGTAGGGCTGCTTCTGGGGAGGGTAGTAGGTGACATCACGGTCCCAGCTGTCAACGCTGGGGCTGACAGGAACGGGGCTGTTGCGCTTCTCGGGCACAAAAGACATCCACTCGACAATCTTGGACACACCAGCAAAGTCATCGTTGGCGGTCATGTGAGAAACACCGTTGCGGTGCATGATCTGGGTGCCACCAAGCTGGAGGTTAGAGGTGTAAACCTCGCGACCAAgcaggttgttgagggcaGCAGCACCAGTCAGGATAATGGGCTGGCCCTCAATCTGGACAGCACGCTGACCAAGACGGACAAGGTAAGCACCAATACCAACGGATCGGCAAGTGACCAGAGTGACGGTAAAGATGTCGTTGTAAGCACGGCTGGTGGCACCAGCGATGAGACCAGAGCCTCGCAGAcactcaacaccaagaccctCCTCCTTACCAACGACAGTGACGATCTTGTGTCgcttctcgccatcctcaGTAACCTCCTCAGTGAtgacatccttctcgaagCGAGTCTTGGTCTCGTCGTCAAGGTAGAGGTACTTGAAGCCAGCGTCCTGCTTCTCAGGGTTGTTCCAGGCAACCTTGAAGTGACCCATGAGCTCAtcggcaaggccaagacgaGCACCAGAGTTGGCAGATAGGTAGATACGAGGGATACCAAGCTTGCGAGCAAGCTCAGTACACTTGTAAAAGAAGTCGTCTTCCTTGGGTCCGAATGAACCAATCTTGTAGGTGATATCGTTGGCGATAACGATGAAGCGTCGGCCGTTGGGGTACTCGGGGGTGCGGGCCCTGAAGATCCAACCAACCATACCACAAGTGTTGGTACCAGGCTCACGGTTCACCTCGTCAAGGTTATCCTTGTCGTCTAGAACAAGCTCGGTGAAGCTGATGCAGTCACCGgtcttgggctgctgagaagcCAAGCTGGGCTGAGCCTTGACGGCCTTGTTCCAGGTGTTCTGGATAGCCTGGCGGAAAAGCTCGGGGAAATCGTAGACGTACTGAGTTCCCATACCGTGAGCGTCGTGACGCTTGGGCTGGAGCCAGTTCTTGATGGCGTAAGGGGTAGAGACGGGCATCAAGTGCATGGGACCCTTCTCGTGAGTGCCTCCAATGCTGTGGAAGACCCATTGACCCTTCTCCGACTTGCGCTCGGCGTACAtatcgacatcgacaacgtAACCAGAGGTGTTAGTGATGACGACACGGAGAGGGTAGGGCTCGCCAGTCTGGGGGTCGGTGCAGATGATGCGGATCTCGACCTGAGCGATACGGAGTCGCCAAGCACGGATGCCGAATCGGTCGAGGAAGCCCTGGAGACtctcttcaacctccttGGGCTGAAGCTGGAACACGggagagaagttgatgaagacgTGGTTCAGATcagagttgttgttgccgaTAATCTCGAGAGCGTCAAAGATATCGTTGACAACACGGTCAGCCTCGGAAATGAGGTACTCAGCAGTAGGGATCTCATCTCGGAGACGACCAGGTCGAATGACAGCACGAGTGAAGTATCGCTTGTCAGTGTCAACACTCTTGCCAATACCCTCGTAAACGTGGATACTCTTGTTCTCAGTGAAAACaggcttgatgttgaacttgctgaGACGAGCGAGCTCAAGCTGGAAGGCAAGGGCGGGCTCGCTGTGGCGGATACTGTCGTCCTCCTTGTACTCGGGTCCACGGAAAGTGTAGTATCCGGGGTAAGAGCCATCGCTGTGGCCGCAGATGAATGTCAGACGGCGAACACCACGGGCAAGAAGCTCGTCCTTGTACTGCTCGACAATGGGGAGGATATCCTCAAGAGCCTCTCGGTCGTCGCGGCTCTCAACGTCACGGATG
This is a stretch of genomic DNA from Fusarium graminearum PH-1 chromosome 4, whole genome shotgun sequence. It encodes these proteins:
- a CDS encoding arginyl-tRNA synthetase, whose product is MATDANALADQLQELGIDKVESYPNCHPDTNPVDIYRSHITSLLAPITGVDPSIIYPAIQWTQTLDKGDAILAVPALRVKGKKPGELAEEWASKFPESPLIEKPTASGPFISFFFKADKLTNMLLPTIRKQASSYGKSPYNGLRDPSDPNSGKKRMIVEFSSPNIAKPFHAGHLRSTIIGGFIASLHESAGWEVTRLNYLGDWGKQYGLLALAWEKWGDEEALKADPINHLFNLYVRINSDMSDEKSKIKEKQDAGEDVSALEADSLDEQARKYFRRMTDGDKEAVDLWRRFRDLSIVRYKKTYARLNIEYDEYCGESQVPEEDMKKAAEILAEKGLTEDANGATLIDFSKHVAGKPGKSLEKVILRKKDGTALYLTRDISELLNRQEKYKFDKMIYVIASQQDLHLKQLFKTIELMGHEDIVKKCQHINFGMVLGMSTRKGTVKFLDDILRDVAEKMHEVMRKNETKYSQVENPEAVADILGISSVMVQDMSGKRINNYKFDMDVMTSFEGDTGPYLQYAHARLCSIRRKVNLSDEQLATADYSLLKEKHATDLVRLLSQWPDVVQNTLKTLEPTTILTYLFKMTHVLSSSYDHLRIVGSEDELQKARMGLYDAARIVLYNGMSLLGLSPVERM